A stretch of Rhinopithecus roxellana isolate Shanxi Qingling chromosome 12, ASM756505v1, whole genome shotgun sequence DNA encodes these proteins:
- the NOVA2 gene encoding RNA-binding protein Nova-2, which translates to MRMMAAGAVHGLFTASAAPQPPPPPPPPPPQPQPPQQPSPPPQQPPPPPPQPPQQQQPPPQAPPMEPEAPDSRKRPLETPPEVVCTKRSNTGEEGEYFLKVLIPSYAAGSIIGKGGQTIVQLQKETGATIKLSKSKDFYPGTTERVCLVQGTAEALNAVHSFIAEKVREIPQAMTKPEVVNILQPQTTMNPDRAKQAKLIVPNSTAGLIIGKGGATVKAVMEQSGAWVQLSQKPEGINLQERVVTVSGEPEQVHKAVSAIVQKVQEDPQSSSCLNISYANVAGPVANSNPTGSPYASPADVLPAAAAASAAAASGLLGPAGLAGVGAFPAALPAFSGTDLLAISTALNTLASYGYNTNSLGLGLNSAAASGVLAAVAAGANPAAAAAANLLASYAGEAGAGPAGGAAPPPPPPPGALGSFALAAAANGYLGAGAGGGAGGGGGPLVAAAAAAGAAGGFLTAEKLAAESAKELVEIAVPENLVGAILGKGGKTLVEYQELTGARIQISKKGEFLPGTRNRRVTITGSPAATQAAQYLISQRVTYEQGVRASNPQKVG; encoded by the exons ATGAGGATGATGGCCGCCGGCGCGGTGCACGGCCTCTTCACGGCCTCCGCGGccccgcagccgccgccgcccccgccgccgccgccgccgcaaccccagcctccccagcagccgtCGCCGCCGCCacagcagccgccgccgccgccgccgcagccgccgcagcagcagcagccgccgCCCCAGGCCCCCCCCATGGAGCCCGAGGCCCCGGATTCCCGCAAGAGGCCCCTCGAAACGCCCCCCGAGGTGGTCTGCACCAAGCGCAGCAACACGGGAG AGGAAGGCGAATACTTCCTGAAGGTGCTGATCCCCAGCTACGCGGCGGGCTCCATCATTGGCAAGGGCGGGCAGACCATCGTGCAGCTGCAGAAGGAGACGGGAGCCACCATCAAGCTCTCCAAGTCCAAAGACTTCTACCCTG GAACCACAGAGCGGGTATGCCTAGTACAGGGCACAGCAGAGGCCTTGAATGCTGTGCACAGCTTTATTGCCGAGAAGGTCCGAGAAATCCCACAAGCGATGACCAAGCCTGAGGTGGTCAACATCCTTCAACCCCAAACCACGATGAACCCCGACAGAGCCAAGCAG GCCAAGCTGATCGTCCCCAACAGCACGGCGGGCCTGATCATCGGCAAGGGGGGCGCCACGGTGAAAGCCGTGATGGAACAGTCAGGAGCGTGGGTGCAGCTGTCCCAGAAGCCAGAGGGCATCAACCTGCAGGAGCGCGTGGTGACGGTCAGCGGCGAGCCCGAGCAGGTGCACAAGGCTGTGAGCGCCATCGTGCAGAAGGTACAAGAAGACCCCCAGAGCAGCAGCTGCCTCAACATCAGCTACGCCAATGTGGCAGGCCCCGTGGCCAACTCCAACCCCACCGGCTCTCCGTACGCCAGCCCCGCGGATGTGCTGCCAGCCGCGGCCGCAGCGTCGGCCGCCGCTGCCTCCGGCCTGTTGGGCCCCGCCGGGCTGGCTGGCGTGGGGGCCTTTCCCGCCGCGCTGCCCGCCTTCTCAGGCACCGACCTGCTGGCCATCAGCACGGCGCTTAACACGCTGGCCAGTTACGGCTACAACACCAACTCCCTGGGCCTGGGCCTCAACTCGGCCGCAGCCTCCGGCGTCCTGGCTGCCGTGGCCGCCGGGGCCAAccccgcagccgccgccgccgccaacCTCCTGGCATCCTACGCGGGCGAGGCCGGGGCCGGGCCAGCTGGAGGGGCcgccccgccgccgcccccgcctCCCGGAGCCCTGGGGTCCTTTGCGTTGGCCGCAGCCGCCAACGGCTACCTCGGGGCCGGGGCCGGTGGCGGGGCGGGCGGAGGGGGCGGTCCGCTGGTGGCCGCTGCAGCCGCGGCCGGGGCGGCCGGGGGCTTCCTGACAGCGGAGAAGCTGGCGGCTGAGAGTGCCAAGGAGCTGGTGGAGATTGCGGTGCCTGAGAACCTGGTGGGAGCCATCCTGGGGAAGGGGGGCAAGACGTTGGTGGAGTACCAGGAGCTCACGGGCGCTCGCATCCAGATCTCCAAGAAGGGCGAGTTCCTGCCAGGCACGCGGAACCGGCGGGTCACCATCACGGGCAGCCCCGCGGCCACGCAAGCCGCTCAATACCTCATCAGTCAGCGGGTCACCTACGAGCAGGGAGTGAGGGCCTCAAACCCCCAGAAAGTGGGATGA